A window of the Deinococcus aquiradiocola genome harbors these coding sequences:
- a CDS encoding carbohydrate ABC transporter permease — translation MLSTLLRLPFYLLAVSVMIPYYWMATNAFKTVPEIVRNPPTWWVHTFTLHNFYNPLTAPGAAKSSGEFQGVFQIFANTGFAQFYLNSVVITLLTVVGSLLLASLVAYVLVKRPFPGSRLLFYLLLGSMMIPWEVTIIPNFLTVRDLGWINSYQALILPGLAKAFAVFFFRQAILGIPDDLVDAARIDGAGELRIWWSIVLPMLRPALAAIAIPVMLGEWNNYLWPLLVINDDAHQTLPLALGKLAGNLTYDPRGAGPMMAASFLVSLPMVVVFLFFQRQFVQGLASGATKG, via the coding sequence ATGCTGAGCACCCTGCTGCGCCTGCCGTTCTACCTGCTGGCCGTCAGCGTCATGATCCCCTACTACTGGATGGCCACCAACGCCTTCAAGACCGTCCCGGAAATCGTCCGCAACCCGCCCACGTGGTGGGTGCACACCTTCACGCTCCACAACTTCTACAACCCCCTCACCGCCCCCGGCGCGGCGAAGAGCAGCGGCGAGTTCCAGGGTGTCTTCCAGATCTTCGCGAACACCGGCTTCGCGCAGTTCTACCTGAACAGCGTCGTCATCACGCTCCTGACGGTGGTCGGCAGTCTGCTGCTCGCGTCGCTGGTCGCGTACGTGCTCGTCAAACGGCCCTTCCCGGGTTCGCGGCTGCTGTTCTACCTGCTGCTCGGCAGCATGATGATCCCCTGGGAGGTCACGATCATCCCGAACTTCCTGACGGTCCGGGACCTCGGGTGGATCAACTCGTACCAGGCGCTGATCCTGCCGGGCCTCGCCAAGGCCTTCGCGGTGTTCTTCTTCCGGCAGGCGATCCTCGGCATCCCGGACGACCTCGTGGACGCCGCCCGCATCGACGGGGCAGGAGAGCTGCGCATCTGGTGGAGCATCGTGCTGCCCATGCTGCGCCCCGCACTGGCCGCCATCGCGATTCCCGTCATGCTGGGCGAGTGGAACAACTACCTGTGGCCGCTGCTCGTCATCAACGACGACGCGCACCAGACGCTGCCACTCGCGCTCGGCAAGCTCGCCGGGAACCTGACGTACGACCCGCGCGGCGCGGGCCCCATGATGGCCGCGTCGTTCCTGGTGTCGCTGCCGATGGTGGTCGTGTTCCTGTTCTTCCAGCGGCAGTTCGTGCAGGGCCTCGCCAGCGGCGCCACCAAGGGCTGA
- a CDS encoding carbohydrate ABC transporter permease translates to MTNHLPASLQSAAPPTPYRRAHPVRRFLVQHSAALILVTPFLLLFLLFTIWPVLRSLYLSFTDYDAISSPSLTGLDNYRTLLADPRFLKALSNTATYMLGTALLSTALGLMLALVFGGQRLSDQVMRACFFLPSVAGGVGLISVFKWLFSSEDFGLINTMRQWLHLDPVRFLGSPAYAVPVLIVLAVWGLMGYNMIMFVAGLRSIPGDIYEAAAIDGATPAQRFWRITLPLLRPTLLFVLVTSMIGAFQEFFSFYFLFSDTSNVGGILDSGLSLVVYLYDLGFRHLQMGMASALAWILFIMLLLLTALNLKLGRINDVD, encoded by the coding sequence ATGACCAACCACCTGCCCGCCAGCCTCCAGAGCGCCGCGCCGCCCACCCCGTACCGCCGCGCCCACCCGGTGCGGCGCTTTCTCGTGCAGCACTCGGCGGCCCTGATCCTCGTCACGCCGTTCCTGCTGCTGTTCCTGCTGTTCACCATCTGGCCCGTCCTGCGCTCCCTGTACCTCAGCTTCACCGACTACGACGCCATCAGCAGCCCCAGCCTGACAGGACTCGACAACTACCGGACCCTGCTCGCCGATCCGCGGTTCCTGAAGGCGCTCAGCAACACCGCCACGTACATGCTCGGCACGGCGCTGCTCAGCACGGCGCTGGGCCTCATGCTGGCCCTGGTGTTCGGCGGGCAGCGCCTCAGCGACCAGGTCATGCGCGCCTGCTTCTTCCTGCCGTCCGTGGCGGGCGGCGTGGGCCTCATCAGCGTGTTCAAGTGGCTGTTCAGCAGCGAGGACTTCGGCCTGATCAACACCATGCGCCAGTGGCTGCACCTCGACCCCGTGCGCTTCCTCGGCTCGCCCGCGTACGCCGTGCCGGTCCTGATCGTGCTGGCCGTGTGGGGCCTCATGGGCTACAACATGATCATGTTCGTCGCGGGCCTGCGCTCCATTCCCGGCGACATCTACGAAGCGGCCGCCATCGACGGCGCGACGCCCGCCCAGCGCTTCTGGCGGATCACCCTGCCGCTGCTGCGGCCCACGCTGCTGTTCGTGCTGGTGACCAGCATGATCGGCGCGTTCCAGGAGTTCTTCTCGTTCTACTTCCTGTTCAGCGACACCTCCAACGTCGGCGGCATCCTCGACAGCGGCCTGTCGCTCGTCGTGTACCTCTACGACCTGGGCTTCCGGCACCTGCAGATGGGCATGGCGTCCGCGCTCGCCTGGATCCTGTTCATCATGCTGCTCCTGCTGACGGCCCTGAACCTGAAGCTCGGCCGCATCAACGACGTCGACTGA
- a CDS encoding LacI family DNA-binding transcriptional regulator encodes MPRAQRLASTPTIRDIAARAEVSVGTVSRALKGQTGLTEDTRVRVLQVAQAMGYDLSKLRPVKARRIGFLLHESHSNLASNPFYFPVLHGVEVACRNSGIAFTYSQVGALDTVPELIDLLEVDGLVCAGYWESGILAEIVRAGKPVVLVDHAAPGLPSVNTDNVSGAYQATQHLIATGRTRVAMLTGQAEHHSIRQRVEGYRQALSDAGRSPADEVIVRRLVDTDEGDRQAAAALLSRSPRPDAVFAYNDRSALAVLQECARRGLRVPEDVAVVGFDDITAASYSQPGLTTVAVDKEGLGREGVRLLLHPRPSERAQVVVPVRLVIRGSSRAGR; translated from the coding sequence GTGCCCAGAGCCCAGCGTTTAGCGTCCACCCCCACCATCCGCGACATCGCGGCCCGCGCGGAAGTCTCGGTCGGGACCGTCTCCCGCGCCCTGAAAGGCCAGACCGGCCTGACCGAGGACACCCGCGTGCGCGTCCTGCAGGTCGCTCAGGCGATGGGCTACGACCTGAGCAAACTGCGTCCCGTCAAGGCCCGGCGGATCGGGTTCCTGCTGCACGAGTCGCACAGCAACCTCGCCAGCAACCCCTTCTACTTCCCGGTCCTGCACGGCGTGGAGGTCGCGTGCCGCAACTCCGGCATCGCCTTCACGTACTCGCAGGTGGGCGCGCTCGACACGGTCCCGGAGCTCATCGACCTGCTGGAGGTCGACGGGCTGGTCTGCGCCGGGTACTGGGAGAGCGGCATCCTCGCGGAGATCGTGCGGGCCGGAAAGCCGGTCGTGCTGGTGGACCACGCCGCGCCTGGCCTGCCGAGCGTGAACACCGACAACGTCTCGGGCGCGTACCAGGCGACGCAGCACCTGATCGCCACGGGCCGCACGCGCGTCGCGATGCTGACCGGGCAGGCCGAGCACCACAGCATCCGGCAGCGGGTGGAGGGGTACCGGCAGGCGCTGTCGGACGCCGGGCGTTCTCCTGCGGACGAGGTGATCGTACGGCGACTGGTGGACACCGACGAGGGGGACCGGCAGGCGGCGGCGGCCCTGCTGTCGCGCTCGCCCAGGCCGGACGCGGTGTTCGCGTACAACGACCGTTCGGCGCTGGCGGTGCTGCAGGAGTGCGCCCGGCGGGGCCTGCGCGTGCCGGAGGACGTGGCGGTGGTGGGCTTCGACGACATCACGGCCGCCAGTTACAGCCAGCCGGGCCTGACGACGGTCGCCGTCGACAAGGAGGGGCTGGGGCGTGAGGGTGTGCGCCTGCTGCTTCACCCGCGCCCGAGTGAGCGGGCGCAGGTGGTGGTGCCGGTGCGGCTGGTGATTCGTGGCAGTTCGCGCGCGGGGCGCTGA
- a CDS encoding extracellular solute-binding protein: MRTPLKALTLTALLASSLASAEKLTIWVVGDETTPKILQPAVDLYKKDHPGVTFEVRAVPGDQAFTKYLAALASRSGPDIITGYLSYGIEIGKKGGLINLQDKYPALVSSVRKTANKGILDSITSTDGSVYALPYDLTVQLLYYRKDLVKTPPRTWAELTGTLDTLKASGNKGLVQQWGNAGWVGFFPYLKQAGGNLYDAKCSQATINSAAGVTALNYYAQFYTKYKGPTDGWPDMEQGLENGDYAMGMTGNWSLQSIRSGRPKLAGKWGITMLPKGPAGKNTAFEGGSLIGIMSYTKVPDLAADFIRQLYSTRTTVAMIGGANALGTLWLPAGRQDLVTQVNLPADQKAILMRQLSDSDGPPNCPGWEQSGDAVQKAVQQVVFNGVSAKAALDDAAKTMNANLSKYGK, encoded by the coding sequence ATGCGCACACCCCTGAAAGCCCTCACCCTGACCGCACTGCTCGCCAGCTCCCTCGCCAGCGCCGAGAAGCTCACCATCTGGGTCGTCGGCGACGAGACCACCCCCAAAATCCTGCAGCCCGCCGTCGACCTCTACAAGAAAGACCACCCGGGCGTCACCTTCGAAGTCCGCGCCGTGCCCGGCGACCAGGCCTTCACCAAGTACCTCGCCGCGCTCGCCAGCAGGAGCGGCCCCGACATCATCACCGGCTACCTCTCCTACGGCATCGAGATCGGCAAGAAAGGCGGCCTCATCAACCTCCAGGACAAGTACCCCGCCCTCGTCAGCTCGGTCCGCAAGACCGCCAACAAGGGCATCCTCGACTCCATCACCTCCACCGACGGCAGCGTCTACGCGCTCCCCTACGACCTGACCGTGCAACTCCTGTACTACCGCAAGGACCTCGTCAAGACCCCGCCCCGCACCTGGGCGGAACTGACCGGCACCCTCGACACCCTCAAGGCCAGCGGCAACAAGGGCCTCGTGCAGCAGTGGGGCAACGCGGGCTGGGTCGGCTTCTTCCCGTACCTCAAGCAGGCAGGCGGCAACCTGTACGACGCCAAATGCAGCCAGGCGACCATCAACAGCGCCGCCGGCGTCACTGCCCTCAACTACTACGCGCAGTTCTACACCAAATACAAGGGCCCCACCGACGGCTGGCCCGACATGGAACAGGGCCTCGAAAACGGCGACTACGCCATGGGCATGACCGGCAACTGGTCCCTGCAGAGCATCCGCAGCGGCCGACCCAAACTGGCCGGCAAATGGGGCATCACCATGCTCCCCAAAGGCCCTGCCGGGAAGAACACCGCCTTCGAGGGCGGCAGCCTGATCGGCATCATGAGCTACACCAAGGTCCCGGACCTCGCCGCGGACTTCATCCGGCAGCTGTACTCCACCCGCACCACCGTCGCCATGATCGGGGGCGCCAACGCCCTCGGCACGCTCTGGCTGCCCGCCGGACGCCAGGACCTCGTCACGCAGGTGAACCTGCCCGCCGACCAGAAGGCCATCCTGATGCGCCAGCTGAGCGACTCCGACGGCCCCCCCAACTGCCCCGGCTGGGAGCAGAGCGGCGACGCCGTCCAGAAGGCCGTGCAGCAGGTCGTCTTCAACGGCGTGAGCGCCAAGGCCGCCCTCGACGACGCCGCCAAGACCATGAACGCCAACCTCAGCAAGTACGGCAAGTGA